Within the Equus przewalskii isolate Varuska chromosome 1, EquPr2, whole genome shotgun sequence genome, the region CTTGAAAGTCAAAGTAGATGGTCTTGTGAGAGAAGGTGGAAAACTCATTACTGAAGCAGAACTGATACACGCCCTTAACCTCAGCCCGGTGCGTGAAGCTGTCATACTGCTTCTTGGTTTCCCTGTAGATGGTGTTTCCCAAGGGGTCCTCCACGTAGCAGTCAACATCATAGTGACCTCCAGTGATAACCTGACAACCACAAAAGACACCCTCAGTCTGCTGCTACCAGAGGGGCAGCCGCCACTTACTAAATGCCAACGAGGCACTGTGACTagactttacaaatatttttgtcttttaatcttcacaaccttCTAAAGCAGGTGTTATGAtgctccccattttacagaggatgaAATTGAGGCTGAGAGACCTTAGGTAAATTGGCCATGATCACACTGCTTGAAAGTGACAGGGCTACAATTTGTATCCATGTCTGCCTGAATCCAAAGGTTTTGCTCTGCAAGAGTGCAATGAGCCTAATCCTTCCCATtgtccagaagaggaaactgaggctccgagattAAGTAAATTGCTGAACGGGTCTAGTACATGTTAGTATTATTACTGGTGGAATGCAAGGAGAAGGCGAATGTAGACGGTAGGGTTCACAGAATCAGCTAGTTGCCGAGGTGGGAGTCCTCAGAAGTCATTTAGTTCAAACTCTCTTTGTAAACACAGAAAGGCAGGACCTACGAGGGCAAAGGCGCACAGGTGTCAATGCTGTAACCAAGGGCCATCAGAGGACACAACCAACCATCTCCATCTGCTCCCAAACTTTACAATTtcctttttggggctggccccatggccgagtggttaagttcgcgcgctccgctgcaggcaccccagtgtttcgttggttcaaatcctgggcgccgacatggcactgctcatcaaaccacgctgaggcagcgtcccacatgccacaactagaaggacccacaacgaagaatatacaactatgtactggggggctttggggagaaaaaggaaaaaaaaataaaatctttaaaatttcctttttgtctaGATAAAATTTGCTTCATGATTCATGAACTTTCTGATGCTGGAGGTGTTTACGCCCGGCCCAGCAGTGACCAGAAGACCTCTCAGGCCCCTCCAGCCTCACAATGATCACTTTTTGGTGACTGTACCTAGGTTGCGTCTGTTAACCCAGACACAGTTTGTACATTGTCCACAGAGATATGAAAAGTACCCAAATCAGCGACTCGGAGACCATCACATATGACACTGTCCCCAAGCTCAAGCCTCTTTTAGTCACTTTGACAAGAGAGGGCCCATCAAATGGCCTGCCCTTACTCCTGCTGCCCATGCCACCTCATCTCTGGAATGCCTGCCAGCACGCATCCGCAGGCAAATTGTTGTCTGGGTGTGATTCCCACTCAGCCCCCCAAACCTAGATCTGCTCACTAAACCTTAGGGGCAAATCCCTCTCCCAGGACCTGCTCCACACAAACTGTGAGCCTAGAGATCTGTCAAAGGAGCCGGCAGCGCAAGAACTGGGAGCTTTGCTGAACCATACGGCAACAGCTGAATCTGGCAGCCACACCACCACTGCTTGTAAATATTGCCAGGGCTCAAAGGCTGTGCTGAGACCTCCCTTCCAAAgcgcccattctcaccacttctgcGCTCACCCCGCCTCGGACTTTAAACGCTGGAGAGAcggttaaaataaaactatgaaccCACTTCCTCTCGCTGCCATTTTTCAATACACCCCGGGACAAAGTAGTCCAAGAGACTTGGGGCAGACTGCCTGAGTCCATTGACGAGAGCTGGCATTCCTTAGCGTCAAGGGGCCTGCAGGAAGTCATTCGGGCCAACTCCACAGGATCCAGGACCCGCCCCCGGGCATCCCCATCCCCGGTACACAACTCCGGCGCTACCTCCCGGGCCAACCGGGCCCGTCTCTGAGTGGGCTCTTATCAAAACGTTCCTCCACACAGGGATGTCAACTCGTCTCCCGTCATTCCCACCCGCTGCAGCCTCTTTGATTAATTCCAGCCACTCGGGTCAGGGGCGCACCAGTGCCCAGGAGAGAcctggaagggggagagagaggaggcgcTTCCTGGCGCCCGGGCCTCACCTGGTAATCCAGGGAGAATTTCACGCCCTGCTCCACGTCCTCGTGGAAACACTGCTTGGCGCTGTCGGGCAGCTCGAAGGTGAGCTCTGCGCCCCGCGTTCGCTCGGCCCGgagcaggagaagcagcagcagcagcaggagcagcgcGGAGGTGGAGCGCGGAGCCGCGCTGTCCATGATGTTCCCGGTCGAGCCCCACGGACCGCGGCTGGGGCGGCGGCTGCAGGACCTGGCAGGCTGCGCTAGAGCAGACGTGGCGCGAGGCGCGCGCTGCGCTTCCGGGAGGGCGGGCGACTCAGTGCGCAACCGCACGCTGCAGTGTGGGCCCGGGACCGAGGCCCAAGCGCGCCGCGGCCTCCCGGGCCCCTTCCGCAGGCTGCTCGTGCGCGCCGGCTGGGCTGGAAAAGGGGACTCGACCCCTCCGCGGCCTGCCCGGTTCTGCGGGTGATCTCCGCCGAGGCGAGGAGGTTTCCCCAGCGCGTCGCTATCCAGAATGGCGCCCTCCCAACAACCCCGACAGACGTTTTTCtgtcccgcccccccccccccccgcccccgggacCACAGGGTTGAGCATCCCCCAGGTCCCCACTGGCTGCAGCAGCACAAGCATGCAGCAGCACAAGCATGGGTTAGGCGGAGGGAAGGTTTGCTGTTACAGGCTCGGCTTTCGACTGGTTCTGTAACTTAAGTCTCACGCTTCTCTCCTTGTCTAGAAATGGGTAGTAGACACAGTAGTTAGGAAGGCTACAGGAAAGAGATTATGAGAACGCTGGGAACCCAATGAACACTCCTTTCCTCATTCCCTCGCCTTCAAGTTGAAAAGGTGAGCTGTGGGtggcaggtggtggtggtgagagtaAGTAAAACCTGGTAATTCCATAGTCTCTGGGGGAAGCAGACAAGCTCACACACAGATGCTCTCAGGAAGAGGCGAATACAAGTCTCTCGCTCAGCGATTTCAGGTATGTTTTGGCTGTCCGGACAAGTGGAAGATTCTTCTGGgatgtaatctttttttttctctttgatttctcaAAAGCGCTGAAAGCAGAGAAATTgatttgctgtcttttttttttttaaggtatgctttttggtgaggaagattggcactgagctaacatctgttgcctgtctttttctttttttctccccagagccccagtgcatagttgtatatcctggttgtatgtccttctagttcgtctgtgtggaacactgccacagcatggcttgatgaaccgtGTGTAGGTCTCtccccaggacctgaactggtgaacccggcgCAGAAGCAGAGCTGacaaacttcaccaccacgccacCAAGCAGGCCCTTGATTTACGCTTATCTATTACCTTTGCTCTAAGAAGATATTTTGTATAATCATTACTGTGGGTTTTATATTCCCTATGATtagataaaacaaagagaaaaaacactggTTGTGGTCTTGCTACTCAGTAAAGAATTTTTTCAGGAGAGTGTTATTATATGCAGTATATCTTAATTTCAGCAAAGCGTTTTACTGCTCATGTAGGTCTCCTTATGGATAAGACTGAAGTGTACTGCCACTGGGCACATTTGACCATGGAACAATGTGCTAATGTATGTGAAAGCAATCTGTAGCCTGTGAAATAACATACCTGCATAATGTAATTATTAGTAATATTTACTGGCTCTGTACCATATTTGGAGAAGGCATGTCATCATGTACCTTGAGGCTCTTTCCATGGCTCTGtctattaaacattattttcaataacTGATAGCACATAAGTAATAATCATCTAATCTGGATGCAACAAGTGGAGAAACATGACAGAGGTTAGAGCAGGAGTACCTTGGCCAGCTGGAACACTGGGCTAAGaccaacaaaaagaaattttgctGGGTTAAATGTTAAGTCCTCCATTTAAGTTCCAGGAAAATACCTGCATACGCTCAGGGGTGGGAAGGCTGACTTGGCAGGAGCTGGAATCAGAGCATGTGAAGACTGATAATCAACTGTTAGCTGAATATAAGACAATAGAAATGGGTGAACTGAAAAAGGAACCCTGACTTGGACTGGGTTAATAAAAGAGCAGCATTATTGAAAGTAACTGTCACCCTGAACAGACAATGATCAGATCACATTTATTGTACTATTTTGGGAGGGACATTAATAAATTAGAAGGAATATTCACAGGGAGGTAATTAGAAGAGACCCAGTATAATAAGTTGGCGGGAAGGCTTTTCAAACAAGGTAAAGTCAAAGGAAACAGGATTTAACCTGGAAGAGTAAAAACTAAGGATGGAGAGAGCGTTAGCTTTAAATGTTTACATGACAGCAATCATAACACCTTCCATTtataggcatacctcagagatattacAGGTTCGGTTCCAGACAACCACAACAAAGTGAATTCACAagaaagtgagtcacacaaattttttggtttcccagtgaaTATAAACATTATGTTTTGGGGTCAGCCCCAGTGGGCAGCTCAGGTTCGATTCCCAGGCAATTCTGTTAGCAGGCGTGCTGTCCTGGCAGGCCACATgctacaaaacagaggaagattggcatggatattattAGCTCTaagtgaaacttcctcagcaaaaaaaatatatatatatttacactgtACTGTAGACTATTGTGTGCAATAATGTTATGTctaaaaacaatgtacatacctttaTTAACAAATACTTTGTTGCTAAatatgctaaccatcatctgagccttcagcaagttgtaatcttttttgcAGGTGGAAGGTCTTGCCTCCATGTTGAGGCATGCTACAAAGACTCTTCCTTTTGTGAATGACTTCTTTGTAGCGTGCAATgctatttgatagcattttacccacagtagaacttcttttaaaattggagtcaatcttcTCAAATCCTGCCACCACTTTATCAACTAAgcttatgtaatattctaaatcctttgttgtcatttcaatagTCTTCACAgaatcttcaccaggagtagactccatctcaagaaaccacttcctttgctcatccataagaggCAATTCCTCATCCGTTAAAGTTTTATTGtgagatggcagcaattcagtcacatcttcagggtccacttctaattctagttctcttgctttTGCCGCTGCATCTGCAcctacttcctccactgaaggcTTGAACCCCTCGAAGTCATCCATTAGGGTTGGAATCAAGTTCTTCCAAACTCCCGTTAATGTTGCTATTTTGGCCTCTTTACATGAATCACAAATGCTCTTCATGGcgtctagaatggtgaatcctttccagaaggttttcaatttactttgcccagatccatcagaagCATCGCTATCTGTGGTAGCTATAGCcttccaaaatgtatttcttaaataataaaacttgaaagtcaaaatgactccttgatgcatgggctgcagaatggatgttgtgttcgCAGGCATGAGAACAACATTAATCTCCTTGTacgtctccatcagagctcttggatgACCAAGCGCATTGTCAATGAGCCATAATATcctgaaaggaatctttttttgtTATGAGCAGcgggtctcaacagtgggcttaaaatattaagtaaagcATGTTTAAGTAGATacgctgtcatccaggctttgttgttccatttatggAGTACAGGCAGaatagatttagcataattcttaagagCCCTAGGACTTGTGGAATgataaatgagcactggcttcaccttaaagtcaccagctgcctagcccctaacaagagagccagactgtcctttgaagctttgaagccagacattggcttctcctctccagctatgaaagtcctagatggtaTCTTCTTCCAAtgtaaggctgtttcatctacattgaaaatctgctgTTTAGTGTGGCCCCCTTCatgaattatcttagctagagcttctggagaacttgctgcagcttctatcagcacttgctgcttcccctcGCACTTCTGTGATATGGAgttggcttctttccttaaacctcatgagtcaacctctgctagcttcagacttttctctgCAACCTCCTCACCTCtgtcagccttcacagaattgaggAGAGTtggggccttgctctggattggGCTTTGGCTtgagggaatgttgtggctggtttcatcttctatccagaccactaaaactttctctatatcagcaataaggctgttttgctttctgatCATTC harbors:
- the TMED3 gene encoding transmembrane emp24 domain-containing protein 3 isoform X4, whose protein sequence is MDSAAPRSTSALLLLLLLLLLLRAERTRGAELTFELPDSAKQCFHEDVEQGVKFSLDYQVITGGHYDVDCYVEDPLGNTIYRETKKQYDSFTHRAEVKGVYQFCFSNEFSTFSHKTIYFDFQVGDEPPILPDMGNRVTALTQMESACVTIHEALKTVIDSQTHYRLREAQDRARAEDLNNRVSYWSIA
- the TMED3 gene encoding transmembrane emp24 domain-containing protein 3 isoform X2 — protein: MDSAAPRSTSALLLLLLLLLLLRAERTRGAELTFELPDSAKQCFHEDVEQGVKFSLDYQVITGGHYDVDCYVEDPLGNTIYRETKKQYDSFTHRAEVKGVYQFCFSNEFSTFSHKTIYFDFQVGDEPPILPDMGNRVTALTQMESACVTIHEALKTVIDSQTHYRLREAQDRARAEDLNNRVSYWSIASTDEQTPAFCKLAQSVAGAPSASVMGSRRN
- the TMED3 gene encoding transmembrane emp24 domain-containing protein 3 isoform X1 — protein: MDSAAPRSTSALLLLLLLLLLLRAERTRGAELTFELPDSAKQCFHEDVEQGVKFSLDYQVITGGHYDVDCYVEDPLGNTIYRETKKQYDSFTHRAEVKGVYQFCFSNEFSTFSHKTIYFDFQVGDEPPILPDMGNRVTALTQMESACVTIHEALKTVIDSQTHYRLREAQDRARAEDLNNRVSYWSIGETVALFVVSFSQVLLLKSFFTEKRPVSRAVHS